A window of Glycine soja cultivar W05 chromosome 2, ASM419377v2, whole genome shotgun sequence genomic DNA:
TAATCTACAAATTTTGACACATGCATTTTTTGGCCAAATtcaatatttactattaaaataaacataaacaactacaaaatttataactacaaaTAGTATATGATTATTTTCCATTGAAATAAAGTGACACCATTTATAACTATTTCATACAGCATATATGACTacataattaaaacacaaaattcataaataaaataacaactacataattaaataatatatgactatttttcattgaaataaaGTGACACCATTTATAACTATTTCATAACAGCATATATGACTacataattaaaacacaaaattcataaataaaataacaactacataattaaataatatatgactatttttcattgaaataaaataacaccaTTTAAAACTATTTCATAACACCATATATGACTacataattaaaacacaaaattcataaataaaataacaactacataattaaataatatatgactattttcattgaaataaaataaacataagcaactacaaaattcatatatttactattaaaatttaaaactatttcatAACACCATGCaatcatacatatttttttttaaaacacaaacaatacctaattttaaaacaaaactaacaaataaaatacctatttaaaaacatttttcaaaacataaatacctattttttttttcaattaaagagGGTCATATGGATCAAGATGATCCGTATGACTCACACAGATCAAGTAGATTCATATGAGTCATACGGGTTAACTAGATCCTTGTGACTCATagggatcaagttgatccatatgagTAATACATATCTTATTACAAACACAGATCATGTAGATTTGTATGACAACACAACCAAAAACGAAAGGGCAGCCATTAACGAGGAGAAAAAGCTTACCTCGACGGTGGAACAACACAATGAAGCTGCAAGTCCTCAATGTTGACAACCAATGGAGGAGAAGAAGCTCGAACTTCCAACAAAGAAGAAGCTCCAACGGCACAACCAAAGCAAATGAAACAGTGGCACAaggatgttgggtgcaccagcaataatgctaggtgcacctagcatcaccTGGCTTGAAATGCTCCCATTAAGGCTATAATGTACTCAGGCTCACATGAGAACAGTGCCACCATTGACAGAGTGTGTAAAATTTCTTGATTGCATCACTGTATACAAGTTTTCTATTTGGACATCTATTTTTCACAACTTAAACGGACTTAAAGTTGGTTATGGGCCAACTTCTTGTTTCTTGATGAAAACAGAATCCAaagaaatgattatttttctttggttttgttcttgattcttcagttttttatttcttttttgtcatCACCCAAACCAAATCAAGATGATGAATGATGAACGGGTGTTGCTAGCTACAACAGCCATATTGTTTGTACACccaataataaaatgtaattccAAAAATGTccttattgtttttttctttcttttaagttactttttttttatagtaacaCATTCATTCCTTCGTTTTCTCGGTTTCTTCTGGTTTTTCATTGTTGTGAGAGGTGCATTATGTCGCTTCGGTCGAGGTGAAAGTATTACGGAGGTACATCAGTGGTGGTTGTTGCGATGGTTGGTTTGGTTGTTAATGGAGATACGTCTGGGTACGTcagcattattttttttttgcataacaTACAGATTAAAGAATTtgtaagttatataaaacttaTGGATTGATTAATCCATAAGTTTTATTATAACTTACGGATTAATTAATTCGTATGATTTATACATATTATGTAATCAGTATAACTCATACGAATTAACTAATTCATATGACTTATACGGATTACCTAATCCGTATAAGTCATATGGATTAACTAATTCGTATGACTTATACGGATTAGGTACTCCGTACCGTATGAACTATacgaatttttaatttttttaaattaaaataaatattaattttttaattttttttgaattataaatatgttagaatgattgttaaaaaaaataaattaatgtgtataaaaaatttatttgtttatttgttttttttaaatgtaattcgtattattgttttaaatatttttaaataagtgtagattgataatcaatttgtaattacttatttttatattttggaaatgATATTAATTGTAAGATAATTTACCCttgtaatttatgtataatttatttgagttgTTGTGGtctaaaattgattgttttgtgtggtcataatttcatgaattagaattaagttgaataaaataattattttactacATATGGTccgattataatttttttatgtattatatgcTTATGAATTGTAAGTAGAAAAATTTGATGTTattggtttttaatatatagggttatcaattttaatgctttataatattatatgtagTAAAAAATTACATAGGATTTTGTGTGATAGTATATGTATGGTGCGGTTAGGGGTTGTTTGTTTGTGATGTTAAAATTTTTGAATGTGTTGTTAAGATGGGCGAAGATCAATTgatgtataatagtataatatctAAAGAAGTTgatataaatgaataaaatgaagACGAAATTGATGTGAATGAAGAACATGTTAACTGTCCTGATGCATTCAATACTTCTTAGGTATTAATGTGatttattgttaataaattaataaaatgaatgtccCTTTGAAGACTAAACTTGTATGAATTGCATTGTAAGTGTTTGCTacccgagatgatgttttgcaatgggctccATCTGTTGCTTATGAAGTTGGATTTGTGGCGGTGATTATAAGGTTAGACACAAACAGTGGTATAAGGGGAAGGActttatttgtcttaattggttgtgaaaggagtgaCCAATATAGGTCTAGGAAGAAAGATTTTGAAAGAAGAAATATTGAcagtaggaaatgtgggtgtccctttaagcttcgtgggaaaccagtgatTGGAGGCCAaggatggatggtgaagttaatgTGTAGGAGTCATAATCATGAAATAGAAAAGTCATTAGTTAGACATCCATACGTTGatcgattgactaaggatgaaagacaattattgctgatatgacaaagtcaatggtgaaaccaagaaatattctgttaacgttgaaggagcacaatgtcaatagttatacaacaatcaaacaaatatacaatgcaagaagtgaaTACCATTTTTCCATAAGAGGTagtgatactgaaatgcaacatctaatgaagcttcttgaacgggatcagtatattcattgaGTGTGTACATTATGCTGGCAAAAACCCTTCTCGTCGTGGATGTGTCATGAAAACTAATCACGGTCTTCCAGATGCATGTGAGCTATCTAAATATGTTGTTGGTACCATACCACTTGAGACACTCCATATGTTTTGGTGGAGGctaagtttttcagaccaaggatTATCTAAGCCCCTAGTGACCATAACCGAAGAGATGGAAACCATATCCAAGTGATTTGAAGAGATTGACGTTTGTGGCAAAGTTACTCTAAAGAGTAAATTCCGGGAAATTGCCTATCCTGATCTAAActctatgtgtcctcctccagaaAATGTCAACACCAAAGTTGCTCAAAAGAAACCGATGACCAAAAATCAAAGATCAACAAAGTTTGATCATCATCTGACCAACCAATTCCAAGAAGAACTATGCCGATGTTGAATCAATTCCATCCGTTCATTCACGATTTCATTGAAAACATTATCGATGTCAAAGCTAACAATAATTGTGGATATTGTGCAATTGTTgccttattaggtatgggtgagGATTCATGGTCGTTGGTGCGCAAAcatttgcttaaagaacttgtcAAATGATCTGATGAGTATATCAACCTCCTTAGTGGCATAGATAGATTTGAAGAATTAAAGAGATCCCTATTTATTGATGGATTATCCATGatatgtaatttatgttttgttttttttatttaaaatttagtttaaataaatataattcatataaCTAGTTCATGCAGGTTACTATGGATAAGTGGATAGATATAATCGACATGAGATATGTCATTacatcaaggtataatgttaTCCTTGTATCATTGTCTctacaacaaagcatgacattttttcttcttagaagtcaaccaccaacaAATTCTTTTGTACATCGCGTAATATGTATTGGTcatgtgtatgacaatcattttgttcaggtagaTTCATCATAATCccgtttttaaatttatgaaattaattgtGTTATCATAACGTGAAATTGTTTGTGCATGtgtaacaattttatttaagagACCGCTGTCCCTTACCGCCTCTAACGTTGTTATGGTCTAGAAATTGTCATCCTCAGGAAAAGCAGTGaccaactccatatattagtagaatgcagcagtgcaaaaatttgatgatgttgaaaagatACTATGTTGATTTAAGTGAAGAGCGAACATTTAGGTACCTATGACATTGTCATGGACTACAATAATATATAGTTGTTTCATTGGaaattcttataattatttattacaccTTATGTTAAAACGGTTTAGGGTTACTATAAtacttagggtttagtgttacgtGCATTGTTAGAGTTAACTATGACGTGAAAACTAGGGTTTAGTATAACATCAAAAACTAGGGGTTTTGCAGACTAGGGTTTAGTATTACGCTTTAAGATTAATTcgaaagttattaaaaaaaattaaagtgtgGAAAGTTTAATTTACGTGTGTTGATATAAGCAgttgttaaataatttatgtttgtcaatggtaatataaaaaacaattcaaataaaattgctaaaagaaaaatgttgtcaaataaaataaaatgataaacagTCTAtaaattttcctaaaaaattctaaatgtcTACATGCATGATCTGTACACCTCTTCGTCGCGACATCACATATACATTGTGATCCACAGTGACACCTCTAGCGATCCTTAGGCAATCTTGCATGACAACATATGTTTTTGTGCCTTCAGTCACTATCCTTAGGTTGAACAACCTCTCCAACCTTTCAGCTATTGCTTGACAAGCCTCCTATGACATTCACAACAACGGATAAGGTATAACCATATtgcatgtttaaattaaatgaaattaaaagtaggatgaatatatatatatatgttaccaTTGCATGTCTAGGCTGCTCCAAATCAGAAGGTGCATGCGCAAATGCTTCCTCCATAGCTGCTGCCACCACCAAGTACTGAGGCATATCTGGTTCGACATATGTCTCATCTTGCACGATAGGTGGATGTTTGGGTGGATCCCCAAGCTGTGTCAGCCTCATGAATGGATGCAAAATCATGTAGAACCACTCCATATAGTCTGGTGCAGATTTCCAGGCACAACACAAATCTAGCCAACCGATGCAAGGTAGTCAGAGAAATGCATCCATCTATCGTCAATATCTTCCACGCATAATCTTGAACCCGGAAAGTATGGAGGAATCGTCTGAACATACCCAAATTACCACACAACCCTCTCTGGTCAGAGTATGACAACAACGGGATCCCATCGAAAATGTCTAGAAAAACATGAAATCGGGTCGAAGTCTCTAATTGCATGATGGCACCATAAGGCATCCAACAAACATTAGCAGTCGTCAGTCGATCTAGACGCTTTCGATACGTTGACGCTGGTAATGCCTTCGTATAGGTCCAGTGGTAGGCACATGGTGACCTTTCATCATAGTCTTCATCCGTAAAACCCTCAGCAACAGATGGAAAATGCTCATAAATCCAACACTAcacaaattttcaaaacaaaaaaaaatatcaaatcaaaacataaaaaaaaatattaaataaaattcaatgacAATTACCTGTAATAGTGTGATATATACAACAAGTTGTATGTTGTCACTCTTACAAGCATCATTCAAATCATTGTACATATGCACTAGGGAGGCAGCTCCCCATGCGTTGCTTTCATTCTGATAGAGGTCTCGAAAGGTGTCCAAGAACACCACATGCACGtgtgttgcactcttgttagcaaaaagagtgcaacctagAAAATGCAACTGATAAGCTCGAGCTGTTATAGTCCAGTGTTCGGCCTCACATTTGCTATGATAAATGTCTCGTAGTCATGATAGTCTTACATATGCCCCATGACACTGTACTGTCTGAGCtttgacttcatcttcactGACTTCAAGTAACTCCACTAACATCAACACTGCTTCGTCGACATGAAGAGTCTCGAAGCTGTGGAATGCGCCTATGATGGGCAGATGAAGCAAAGAGGCCACATCATCGAGGGTGATGACGACCTCTCCTACTGGAAGATGGAAACTGCTAGTTTCCttatgttggacaagtggcctaagaaattttaagaaaggggggttgaattaagatttcgttgactattcttaattgaaaatttctctttcttagatattccctagatttaattatttctttaattgtaagttacttgaataacaaataaggagaagtaaacttaaagaaatataaacacaatagaaagtaaaagagattaaggaaagagagaatgcaaaactggatttatactggttcggccaaaacccgtgcctacgtccagtccccaagcaacccgcttgagattttcactatccttgtaaaatcctttacaagcaataaACCCCAAAGAACTTCcatcctttgtgttcagtgattacaaccaagaagttgtttccacttcttgcaatgaaccccaaggaacgttggtcccttgtgtccagtgataacaaccaaaaagttatacccacttcttgcaatgaacccaaaagacgttggtcttttgtgtccagtgatcaatcaagaagcaaatcctgcttcttgcaatgaactcaaggaacgttggtcccttgtgttcagtgtttgcaaccaagaagaccttatcttgaaaacagtcaccaagagtaggtctcttgaaaaactttttgtaagaattgaggagaggaagaaaatagaatagcacaagtttttgcccgatgaacttttcttgacaaagctaGTGTTAAACAAAAACTCTTTAGAAAGATGTTAAGAATTAGTGTTAATCAATATTTGAAAttcgtgtcatggtcacatatttataatcatttaatgACTCTTGAagaaccatgttaaaagttttGACTCTTGGCAAAAACTAataatcactttaaaagttgtgactcttttgcaatttcttcaaaatcagtcactggtaatcgattaccataatggtataatcgattacacagtttattttatcaaaagtcGTGACTCTTCATTAAGGTATGAAATCCAACATTCAAAAAccactggcaatcgattacaaatattgtgtaatcgattacactattttgaaaatattttgtcacaagttgtgactctggagatttgaaattcaacgttcaaaaacattggtaatcgattacatgcccatggtaatcgattactactttgtaaaacagttataaaactatttttgggcttctggtaatcgattaccagagagtaaaaactctagtaaaagattttgaaaaattcttttggacaaattgtgttattcaatcttttctttgaaaaattctttttatacttatcttgatgcttttcttgaggttcttgcatatcttgagtcttctcttgaatcttcttgatttctttaatcttttttaatgtatctttttaaaaatctttggcatcatcaaaataatcttgaaagctttgcttctacaccttATGCCACCTCTCcgtaaaaacatatataagttTTTGATCGCCAATGTCCAATGAACATGCGATCAAAGGACTTAATCTTGTGGCAACGACTAACCCTTCAATCTCAATAGCAGGCCTCCCGAATTTATGAACttgtcttccatgggaggataaCTTCAATTTTGGACGttcataaaaagaattaaataattttaacaataataacaaaaacttgttgaaatataattttttaaaactataaatacCTCTCAATTCCAAACAATGACTACAACATGATCAGCATAGGCAGTCAGAACTGATGTGTCGCGCGGCCCGCCTGGAAAACCCTGATCATCAACAACTACTCCTTCAGATTGTTGGAAGACCTCTTCAGCTGCGTCATCCAGGTGAGGACTCTCCTCAGCAACAGCGGCAATTTCTCGATGCCTACGTGCAGATGTTGTTGGCCTTCGCTGTTGGAGAGATTCATCTGAATCACGATTATCTTCTCTCCCTAGGGCTCTTCTTACAACTTTGCCTAAAGCACGACATAAACCTCTAGTTCTAACCATAATCTGCAAATTTGAACATACATAAAAATCTatgtcaaaattcaaataatacttCAACCAATTACAATGCAatcattcataaataaaaaaatattatatatatatatatatatatatatatatatatatatatatatatatatatatatatatatatatatatattcaaattttatttttaattaatttt
This region includes:
- the LOC114370234 gene encoding uncharacterized protein LOC114370234 encodes the protein MVRTRGLCRALGKVVRRALGREDNRDSDESLQQRRPTTSARRHREIAAVAEESPHLDDAAEEVFQQSEGVVVDDQGFPGGPRDTSVLTAYADHVVVILSSHGRQVHKFGRPAIEIEGPLVQHKETSSFHLPVGEVVITLDDVASLLHLPIIGAFHSFETLHVDEAVLMLVELLEVSEDEVKAQTVQCHGAYSATHVHVVFLDTFRDLYQNESNAWGAASLVHMYNDLNDACKSDNIQLVVYITLLQCWIYEHFPSVAEGFTDEDYDERSPCAYHWTYTKALPASTYRKRLDRLTTANVCWMPYGAIMQLETSTRFHVFLDIFDGIPLLSYSDQRGLCGNLDLCCAWKSAPDYMEWFYMILHPFMRLTQLGDPPKHPPIVQDETYVEPDMPQYLVVAAAMEEAFAHAPSDLEQPRHAMEACQAIAERLERLFNLRIVTEGTKTYVVMQDCLRIARGVTVDHNVYVMSRRRAAKAYSSARRQQEAAPVVEDDPVVTEDLHAHVEEAVDDAEGLPGGLRDPSVLTDYGDHVAVILWNGECWIYEHFSSIAKCLTDPDYDEMSPRAWRWIATKASLKSLPASRYQKRLDGLTIVDVCWMPYGEHRGVQNFD